From the genome of Chania multitudinisentens RB-25, one region includes:
- the metC gene encoding cystathionine beta-lyase has protein sequence MTSKNIETALIVAGRSKRYTQGSVNPVTQRASSLVFESVAAKKQATAKRAQGELFYGRRGTLTHFAFQDAMTELEGGAGCVLYPCGAAAVSNAILSFVSAGDHVLVTGSAYEPTQDFCTHILGRMNVATTYFDPLIGAGIATLIQSNTRVVFLESPGSITMEVQDIPAIVNAIRAVNPEIVIMIDNTWAAGVLFKALDFDIDISIQAGTKYIIGHSDYMLGTAVANARCWEQLREYSYLMGQMVDADTAYMASRGLRTLGVRLKQHEQNSLAVAQWLAQRPEVAVVNHPALPSCKGHEFYRRDFSGCNGLFSFVLKQRLSDAQLAHYLDHFNHFSMAYSWGGYESLILANQPEELEAIRPAGGVDFSGTLVRLHIGLENVQDLIDDLAAGFKRIAS, from the coding sequence ATGACGTCAAAAAATATCGAAACCGCGCTGATCGTGGCCGGGCGCAGCAAACGCTACACGCAGGGTTCCGTCAATCCGGTGACTCAACGCGCTTCTTCATTAGTATTTGAATCCGTTGCCGCCAAAAAGCAGGCCACTGCCAAACGCGCCCAAGGAGAACTGTTCTATGGCCGCCGTGGCACACTCACCCATTTTGCCTTTCAGGACGCCATGACCGAACTGGAAGGGGGAGCCGGTTGCGTGCTGTATCCGTGCGGAGCCGCTGCGGTCTCGAATGCCATCTTATCTTTCGTCAGCGCAGGCGATCATGTGCTGGTGACCGGTTCAGCCTATGAACCCACGCAGGATTTCTGTACCCATATCCTTGGCCGCATGAATGTAGCCACCACCTATTTTGATCCGCTGATCGGTGCCGGGATCGCAACGTTGATCCAGAGCAACACGCGTGTCGTATTTCTTGAGTCACCCGGTTCCATTACCATGGAAGTGCAGGATATTCCCGCCATCGTCAACGCCATACGCGCCGTTAATCCAGAGATTGTCATCATGATCGACAACACCTGGGCAGCCGGTGTGCTGTTCAAGGCTCTGGATTTTGATATCGATATTTCGATTCAGGCTGGTACTAAGTACATTATCGGCCATTCCGACTATATGCTCGGCACCGCGGTAGCTAACGCCCGCTGCTGGGAGCAGTTACGTGAATATTCTTACCTGATGGGCCAGATGGTTGACGCCGATACCGCTTACATGGCCAGCCGCGGCCTGCGTACATTAGGTGTGCGGCTGAAACAGCATGAGCAAAACAGCCTTGCCGTGGCACAATGGCTGGCGCAGCGGCCGGAAGTAGCGGTGGTTAATCACCCGGCCTTACCCAGCTGTAAAGGCCACGAATTTTACCGCCGCGATTTCAGCGGTTGCAATGGCCTGTTCTCCTTTGTTCTGAAACAGCGGCTGAGTGACGCACAGTTGGCGCACTACCTCGACCATTTCAACCACTTCAGCATGGCCTATTCCTGGGGAGGTTATGAGTCGCTGATCCTGGCCAATCAACCGGAAGAACTGGAGGCGATCCGCCCGGCTGGGGGAGTTGATTTTTCTGGTACCTTAGTGCGCCTGCACATCGGGCTGGAAAACGTTCAAGATCTGATCGACGATCTGGCCGCGGGTTTTAAACGTATCGCATCGTGA
- the exbB gene encoding tol-pal system-associated acyl-CoA thioesterase has translation MKTAVKTMNQAACGADRGQWSALGRNVIASLVLVVGLAGTVQAAPANTPAITESVAAAVAPAVTAAESMMPVNPAPTIQPPDTRGMDLSVWGMYQHADVVVKTVMIGLVLASIVTWTILFAKGSELIRSKRRLRREEQALADVRSLDDASELAQNFTEESISAVLLRDAQDELELSAASNDNNGIKERTAFRLERRVAAYGRQLGRGNGFLATIGAISPFVGLFGTVWGIMNSFIGIAQSQTTNLAVVAPGIAEALLATALGLVAAIPAVVIYNIFARVIGSHRAQVGDVAAQVLLLLSRDLDLAATAELKRSQHTHQLRVG, from the coding sequence GTGAAAACGGCTGTCAAAACGATGAATCAAGCGGCCTGTGGCGCAGACCGCGGGCAATGGAGTGCGCTGGGGCGCAATGTGATCGCTTCACTGGTATTGGTGGTAGGGCTGGCTGGTACAGTACAGGCCGCTCCTGCCAATACGCCGGCAATCACTGAAAGCGTGGCCGCAGCAGTAGCCCCAGCGGTGACTGCCGCTGAGAGCATGATGCCAGTGAATCCGGCACCCACAATCCAACCGCCAGACACCCGCGGCATGGATCTCTCCGTCTGGGGGATGTACCAACATGCGGATGTGGTCGTCAAAACCGTGATGATCGGTCTGGTACTGGCCTCCATTGTGACCTGGACTATTCTGTTTGCCAAAGGCAGTGAACTGATTCGCTCTAAGCGCCGTCTGCGCCGAGAGGAACAGGCGTTGGCCGATGTTCGCTCTTTGGATGATGCCTCTGAGTTGGCGCAAAATTTCACCGAGGAAAGCATCAGTGCGGTGCTACTGCGCGATGCACAGGATGAACTGGAGCTATCGGCGGCCTCTAACGATAATAATGGCATTAAAGAACGTACCGCTTTTCGCCTTGAACGCCGCGTTGCGGCCTATGGGCGCCAACTGGGGCGGGGTAATGGTTTCCTGGCGACCATTGGTGCTATTTCACCGTTTGTCGGCCTGTTTGGTACCGTATGGGGCATCATGAACAGCTTTATCGGCATCGCTCAATCGCAAACCACCAATCTGGCGGTGGTAGCGCCGGGGATTGCAGAAGCGCTGCTGGCAACCGCACTTGGCCTGGTTGCGGCGATTCCGGCGGTGGTGATTTACAACATCTTTGCCCGAGTGATCGGCAGCCACCGCGCCCAGGTGGGTGATGTGGCGGCGCAGGTGCTGCTGTTGCTGAGCCGTGATCTGGATCTGGCTGCCACGGCCGAGCTCAAACGTTCGCAGCATACACACCAACTGCGAGTGGGGTGA
- the exbD gene encoding TonB system transport protein ExbD — protein MAMRLNEDLGDSGELHEINVTPFIDVMLVLLIIFMVAAPLATVDIRVDLPASSAKPQPRPEKPVFLSVKADKQLYVGDEPVMAEQLTSVLDQRTQANKETTIFFQADKTVDYETLMSVMDTLRQSGYLKVGLVGMEGAAR, from the coding sequence ATGGCTATGCGCTTAAATGAAGACCTGGGCGACAGCGGTGAACTGCACGAAATCAACGTGACGCCCTTTATTGATGTCATGCTGGTGCTGTTGATCATCTTTATGGTGGCCGCACCGCTGGCGACGGTCGATATTCGTGTTGATCTGCCTGCTTCTTCCGCCAAGCCGCAGCCGCGCCCGGAAAAACCGGTATTCCTGTCGGTGAAGGCCGATAAACAGCTGTACGTGGGGGATGAGCCAGTGATGGCCGAACAACTGACCTCCGTATTGGATCAGCGCACGCAGGCAAATAAAGAAACCACTATCTTCTTTCAGGCGGATAAAACCGTTGATTATGAGACCCTGATGAGCGTCATGGATACGCTGCGGCAGTCCGGTTATCTGAAAGTAGGGCTGGTGGGGATGGAAGGCGCAGCGCGCTAG
- a CDS encoding alkaline phosphatase, with the protein MKRNMLCLLILGLVFAVTACNDSDSVASGESPPPVPTPTKNVLFFLGDGMGIATLTAARIYSVGEDGDLTIDTLPETAFVHTYSNDAQVTDSAPSMSAYMTGLKSNNEVISMSADTQATDTLGKPYQLNFDSTCPPDNGHAVDTLLEKMKAANYGTGIVTTTRVTHATPAATYAHICHRDAENTIAAALVPGGQGFNAKLGDGVDVILGGGSHYFTPAAAGGTRGDQRNLIAELQAAKYHYATNKQQFDQLPTDGSKLIALFTPNHMSYDLDRDPEQEPSLAEMTEKAIDALAAKDKGFFLMVEGGRIDHALHATNARRALQDTVAFDDAIKVALDKMQQLDPGLQNTLIVVTADHDHTLQMNGYSQRTGKTQEGNPGVLGIVKSYVNGANSTDVEGNPYTIIGFGNGPGHLATRGPIDENALESADFLQESVIPLKTETHGGGDVFLAAQGLGAEQFSGTLNNDRVFDLIKQAIDLQ; encoded by the coding sequence ATGAAACGCAATATGCTCTGCCTGCTGATCCTTGGATTGGTTTTTGCTGTAACGGCGTGTAATGACAGTGATTCTGTCGCCAGTGGTGAATCTCCACCACCAGTGCCAACCCCTACTAAAAACGTGCTGTTTTTTCTGGGGGATGGTATGGGAATTGCCACACTGACGGCGGCCCGTATTTACAGTGTTGGAGAGGATGGCGATTTGACGATCGATACCTTGCCGGAAACGGCATTTGTCCATACCTATTCAAATGATGCGCAGGTTACCGACAGTGCGCCTTCCATGTCGGCGTATATGACAGGGCTCAAGTCAAATAACGAAGTGATCTCGATGTCTGCCGATACCCAGGCAACCGATACGCTGGGTAAACCTTATCAACTCAACTTTGACAGCACTTGCCCGCCTGATAACGGCCATGCGGTTGATACGCTGTTGGAAAAAATGAAAGCCGCAAACTATGGCACTGGCATAGTGACCACCACTCGGGTGACACATGCCACACCGGCGGCAACCTATGCGCATATCTGCCATCGCGATGCGGAAAACACTATTGCTGCCGCGCTGGTGCCAGGCGGGCAGGGGTTTAATGCCAAACTGGGCGACGGCGTTGATGTGATCCTGGGGGGGGGGAGCCACTATTTCACCCCAGCGGCAGCGGGGGGCACCCGTGGCGACCAGCGTAATCTTATCGCTGAATTACAGGCAGCTAAATATCACTATGCGACAAATAAGCAGCAGTTCGACCAGCTCCCGACCGATGGTAGCAAGCTCATCGCACTGTTCACCCCCAATCATATGTCTTATGACCTGGATCGTGATCCAGAGCAGGAGCCCAGCCTGGCGGAAATGACCGAAAAGGCCATCGACGCGCTGGCTGCTAAAGATAAGGGCTTTTTCCTGATGGTGGAAGGTGGTCGCATCGATCATGCCCTGCATGCGACCAATGCCCGCCGAGCGTTACAGGATACGGTCGCGTTCGATGACGCGATAAAAGTGGCATTGGACAAGATGCAGCAGCTTGATCCCGGTTTGCAAAATACCCTGATTGTGGTGACGGCTGACCACGATCACACGCTGCAAATGAACGGTTACTCACAGCGTACCGGTAAAACGCAAGAGGGCAACCCTGGCGTTTTAGGGATAGTGAAAAGCTATGTCAACGGTGCGAACTCAACGGATGTGGAGGGTAACCCTTATACCATCATCGGTTTCGGCAATGGCCCTGGCCACCTGGCCACCCGTGGGCCAATCGATGAAAACGCCCTGGAAAGTGCCGATTTTCTACAAGAGTCGGTGATCCCGTTGAAAACAGAAACTCATGGTGGTGGTGATGTTTTCCTCGCTGCCCAAGGGTTGGGAGCTGAGCAGTTTAGCGGAACGCTGAATAACGATCGGGTGTTCGATCTGATTAAACAGGCGATTGATTTGCAGTGA
- a CDS encoding alkaline phosphatase: MKKKHSVSTMNSCLWFLLSLACGSTYAANEAKNVIFFLGDGMGPVTVTAARIYKGEKQLAAEPGSLSSSERAELTMQSFRNAARIKTFSNDAQTTDSAPSMAAYMTGVKANNEVISMSADTQAYTTTGEQYISGEDSTCAPDNGQRAKTLLELSKAAGRSVGAVSTTRVGHATPAATYAHICNRNGYNTIAEQSVPGNANYNSELGDGLDVLMGGGQRNYLPKSVNPSSKRSDNQNLVSAMESVGYTYVDNGTQLRNLDTGSVNKLLGLFAQSEMAYELDRVNQNLDQPSLAEMAEKALEVLSRNDNGFFLMVEGGRIDHALHGSNAKRALEDTLAMDAAIQSVLTFMEAKDPGLKNTLIVVTADHDHSIAFNGYGKLGNPILGKVYDYQNGELAKAADGKPYTALVFGNGGRPNASASSQINVEDNNAAWVAPARGAEREDLTDVDTTQDNFLQEVGINLGTPGSETHAGGDVMLYAGGAGSQIFRGTMDNTKVFFKVKEAAGL; this comes from the coding sequence ATGAAGAAAAAACACTCTGTTAGCACGATGAATAGCTGCTTGTGGTTCCTGTTATCGCTGGCCTGTGGGAGTACCTACGCCGCGAACGAAGCCAAAAACGTGATCTTTTTCCTGGGCGACGGCATGGGGCCGGTGACCGTAACGGCGGCTCGTATCTATAAAGGAGAGAAACAGCTGGCGGCTGAACCGGGTTCGCTGAGCAGCAGTGAACGGGCAGAACTGACCATGCAGTCTTTCCGCAATGCAGCGCGTATCAAAACCTTTTCCAATGATGCCCAAACCACCGATAGTGCCCCGTCGATGGCGGCTTATATGACCGGCGTGAAGGCAAACAATGAGGTGATCTCGATGTCCGCCGATACGCAGGCCTATACCACCACGGGTGAGCAATATATCTCGGGTGAAGACAGCACCTGCGCGCCGGATAATGGTCAGCGGGCCAAGACGTTGTTGGAACTCTCCAAGGCGGCAGGGCGTTCGGTGGGGGCGGTATCGACCACGCGGGTTGGGCATGCAACGCCTGCGGCAACCTATGCGCATATCTGTAACCGCAATGGTTACAACACCATCGCTGAGCAGTCGGTGCCGGGCAACGCCAACTACAACAGCGAGTTGGGGGACGGCTTAGATGTGCTGATGGGCGGCGGGCAACGCAATTACCTGCCGAAATCGGTCAACCCCAGCAGCAAACGCAGCGACAACCAGAACCTGGTGAGCGCCATGGAGAGCGTGGGATATACCTATGTCGACAACGGCACTCAATTGCGCAATCTGGATACCGGTTCCGTCAATAAACTGCTTGGGCTGTTCGCTCAAAGTGAAATGGCTTACGAACTGGATCGGGTGAATCAGAATCTGGATCAGCCAAGCCTGGCTGAAATGGCCGAGAAAGCGTTAGAAGTGCTTAGCCGCAATGACAACGGATTTTTTCTGATGGTGGAAGGTGGGCGTATCGATCATGCTCTGCACGGCAGCAATGCCAAACGCGCCCTGGAAGATACTCTGGCGATGGATGCCGCCATTCAAAGCGTGCTGACGTTTATGGAGGCCAAAGATCCTGGCTTGAAGAATACGCTGATCGTAGTCACGGCTGACCATGATCACTCTATTGCCTTCAATGGTTACGGCAAGCTGGGTAACCCGATCCTGGGTAAGGTTTATGATTACCAGAACGGTGAACTGGCTAAAGCCGCCGACGGTAAACCTTACACGGCCTTGGTCTTCGGCAACGGCGGGCGCCCTAACGCCAGCGCCAGCAGCCAGATCAACGTGGAAGATAATAATGCTGCTTGGGTGGCACCGGCGCGTGGCGCAGAGCGCGAGGATCTGACCGATGTGGATACCACGCAGGATAACTTCTTGCAGGAGGTGGGGATCAATCTGGGGACGCCGGGTTCAGAAACCCATGCTGGGGGAGATGTAATGCTGTATGCCGGCGGTGCGGGTTCCCAGATCTTTAGAGGCACGATGGACAACACCAAAGTCTTTTTCAAAGTGAAAGAGGCGGCGGGTTTATGA